Genomic segment of Salvia hispanica cultivar TCC Black 2014 chromosome 2, UniMelb_Shisp_WGS_1.0, whole genome shotgun sequence:
AGATGGGCCCAATGGGCCGCCTCATTTGAAGATCACAACTGTTGGTATAACCAATGAGGCCCAAGAGAGATTGGAGGGAAGGATTTTGAAAGAGGCTCGAATTTCGAAGATGGAGATTGAGTTCAATCATGTGAATGTTAAACTTAGGGATTTGACTTTGGACATGCTCAAGGTCAAACAAGGTGAAGTGTTGGCATTGACTTCGATTTTGAGCCTTCATGTCCTATTGGCCGAGGACGACAGTGTCGATGCGCGTTTCGGTCTAAGCAAAACCAGTGAATGCAAGCAAATGACAGAGTTTCTAGAAATGGTAAGATCGGCTAGGCCGAAGCTCGTGCTACTATTCGAGCAAGAGTCTGATCACAACTCAACCCGTCTAATGGATCGCTTTGTGGAAGGGTTACACTTCTATAGTGCCTTGTTTGACTTGATAGATGCGACATTTGGTGCATCATCGTGCTCGAATCGAGCAACCCTAGAGGAAATGTTGGGGCGAGAAATCGAGAATATCGTGGCCAGAGAAGGGTTGGAGAGGGAGGAGAGGCACGAGAGATTTGCGAAGTGGGGGGTTAGGTTTACAAGAAGTGGGTTTAGACCGGTTCAATTGTGGTATGACACAATGGATGAGGCTcgaaaagtggttgagggctATGAGCCGAGGGGGTTTAATGTAACTAGTGAAAAAGGGAGTTTGATGATTTGTTGGCACGATAGACCTATTTATGCAATGTCAACTTGGGGGTTGTTCtagattatataatttcattttttttaatgttcttttattatttttcattttttgtgtttaaagTGAAAGGTGCGATTAAAAGCACTATAGTaccaacaaatatttttcttatattccGTATTAcctctataaaaaaaataaagatatttgaGACACggaaattaatgcataattggtaaaataagagagatgacgagaatcttttatgggacggacgaaaaatgaaagtgtcattatttttatgaaacaagGAGTATATTGGTGATATGCACGTCGCTCTTCTGAAATTTTAGTGTACAAAAACAATTAGATAATCctaaatacatattttatatactttgATTATGTATAATGTTTTATCTTTAGAAttgatttttctctttttgaagagatttttaaaataggtTTAgtatggaaaatgaaaaatacaaatttcttTCTATTTGATACTATCAGACAATgtctttttatacttttaaccCTGTCTAGTTTCGTTTTAGATTAGAATAATTGTTAAAGTTTTTTTGGCATTTCTGTTTGAtcttcaataattttaatttttaatatagaaaaaattgaatgcaAGTATTATACataggggtgggtaggtaaggtataccttaccgaaaccaccataccgtataccttaccgtaaatacggtatgcgaaaaagtcatacctttaccttaccaaagttttcagtataccgaacttcggtataccttattttcggtatgacgaatttccataccgataccgtacctcattttcggtataccataccgaagttcggtatacttacttttgcggtatacccgactttcaacatcaattaaaatagaaaattagagtatttagaatattgtttatattttataatttaaaaaataaattaaatataatttattcataattatatttatatttaacaatagattttataatttaaaaatatataacatatattttatatataattgtgtttatatttttatggtatataccttagtttacggtatataccttaatttacggtatataccaaatttcggtatacaacggtataccgcggtatttgaaaattcataccgttaccttaccggaatatttcggtaaggtatctTACCGTGccgaaagtcacggtataccgaaaattcggtattttcggtattttttcggtacgataaggccggtatttcggtatttcggtatttttccccagccctaattatacatcatcatttttatcGACATAAATTCACAGAGATACTATAACTGACATTCAACAAAAAGCGTAGGGCAATCACATCTACTATCTTgctaaaataaactaactctTCAACTCTGTTTTAAcggtaaaaaataaatgaactaTATAGAGCGTATATGTTTATGGCCTAGTgcttttctctctcacaaTACTTCCAGTAACACAACATTCTGTATGTCCATGTACCCATGTG
This window contains:
- the LOC125203269 gene encoding scarecrow-like protein 3 produces the protein MSSSSQSQNIDVTLSLSLPPRNDSLNPQERGIKLIKLLLSCANHASSGNLHHADTCLRHISELASVTGDSMQRLAARFAAALAARLVKRWPGLYKALNNGGLVGFDMDRAKSIFARAFPCLDFAYVVINRTLVQALLGEPMIHVVDLGCGDPKLWVPFIRAMADGPNGPPHLKITTVGITNEAQERLEGRILKEARISKMEIEFNHVNVKLRDLTLDMLKVKQGEVLALTSILSLHVLLAEDDSVDARFGLSKTSECKQMTEFLEMVRSARPKLVLLFEQESDHNSTRLMDRFVEGLHFYSALFDLIDATFGASSCSNRATLEEMLGREIENIVAREGLEREERHERFAKWGVRFTRSGFRPVQLWYDTMDEARKVVEGYEPRGFNVTSEKGSLMICWHDRPIYAMSTWGLF